In Candidatus Binatia bacterium, one DNA window encodes the following:
- a CDS encoding HAMP domain-containing sensor histidine kinase — MKLAARLSALYAVLLGVTVVIVILASSIALVFELWRFSGDVTVAKHEEARILVDQYRREGMSLKQAAPEIVNALSGIGLRVTVFDLKGRYLAGDKTLRPRPLPAVLAAGGMQHFIPPLAKGKPAPLDPTRLEPLSLTYVQGGYVGFAPSFPLLLVSLIPYWRIVLTIGAAAILLSWLVGRVFAQQSLRPINEVSDSLRALADGDYTQRRFVMAGGDEVASLTAAFNDAVASVAAAFDHRKHAEERMRQFAADASHELRTPLTVIGGYIDVLRRGAIEEPRIARQILATMSLEKEHMRGLIDRLMRLARLDSEAPPHIEAVDVAELLRGQCEAARRLDDRRIIDYSVDGVESVQADRGELAEAVWNVIENALKYAPDAPIHLRATRNNGHSVIRVSDEGPGMSESERVHAFERFYRGDQRGEIVGTGLGLAIAKRAVERVGGDIAIDSAPGHGTAVTITI, encoded by the coding sequence TTGAAGTTGGCAGCGCGCCTCTCCGCCTTGTACGCGGTGCTTCTCGGCGTAACGGTCGTGATCGTCATCCTGGCGTCCTCGATCGCCTTGGTTTTCGAGCTCTGGCGCTTCTCGGGCGACGTAACGGTGGCGAAGCACGAAGAGGCCCGGATTCTGGTCGATCAATATCGGCGCGAGGGGATGAGTCTCAAGCAGGCCGCGCCCGAGATCGTCAACGCACTCAGCGGAATCGGCCTGCGCGTCACCGTCTTCGACCTGAAGGGTCGCTACCTCGCCGGGGACAAAACGCTGCGCCCCAGGCCGCTGCCCGCGGTGCTCGCGGCGGGCGGCATGCAACATTTCATCCCGCCGCTCGCCAAGGGCAAACCAGCGCCGCTCGACCCCACGCGGCTCGAACCGCTCTCGCTCACCTACGTACAGGGCGGTTACGTCGGTTTTGCCCCATCGTTCCCGCTGCTGCTCGTCTCGCTGATTCCGTACTGGCGAATCGTTCTGACCATCGGCGCGGCGGCAATCCTGCTCTCGTGGCTCGTTGGCCGGGTGTTCGCGCAACAGTCGCTGCGGCCGATCAACGAGGTCAGCGACTCCCTGCGAGCGCTCGCGGACGGCGACTACACGCAGCGTCGCTTCGTAATGGCCGGCGGCGACGAGGTCGCATCGCTGACCGCGGCTTTCAACGACGCCGTCGCGAGCGTAGCGGCAGCATTCGACCATCGGAAGCACGCCGAGGAACGCATGCGTCAGTTCGCCGCCGACGCCTCACACGAGCTGAGAACGCCGCTGACCGTGATCGGCGGCTACATCGACGTGCTGCGGCGCGGCGCGATCGAGGAACCGCGCATCGCGCGCCAGATTCTCGCCACGATGTCGCTCGAGAAGGAGCACATGCGCGGCCTGATCGATCGCCTGATGCGGTTGGCGCGCCTCGACTCCGAGGCCCCACCGCACATCGAAGCCGTCGACGTCGCCGAGCTCCTGCGCGGCCAGTGCGAAGCCGCACGCCGCCTGGACGACCGGCGCATCATCGACTATAGCGTTGACGGCGTCGAGAGCGTACAGGCCGATCGCGGGGAGCTGGCCGAAGCGGTTTGGAACGTTATCGAAAACGCACTGAAGTATGCTCCGGACGCGCCCATTCATCTCCGGGCCACGCGCAACAACGGCCACTCGGTCATCCGCGTGAGCGACGAAGGCCCCGGAATGTCGGAATCGGAACGGGTGCATGCTTTCGAGCGCTTCTATCGCGGCGATCAACGCGGCGAAATCGTCGGGACGGGCCTCGGCCTCGCCATCGCGAAGCGTGCCGTCGAGCGCGTCGGCGGCGACATCGCGATCGACAGCGCACCCGGCCACGGCACGGCCGTAACGATCACGATCTAG
- a CDS encoding TonB-dependent receptor: protein MLRRCVGLTAALLMLFAAVTPLARAQAESAEIDIVVVDATTKQPLELARVLLDGPVITSELTGKNGKVTFTDVPDGIYRARIVKRGYQSLTSASFEVLDGRVITVNFALALENGGLKVIGEVTAKASATISSNSIDQNSAQRRLSTDLADALNKLSGVSVSTSSDDSDATQTISLEGHDPTQTQLTLDGIPLNAPGSAGNLGGFATDLFQGASVRMGPSLGGLGGSVNFSTLQPTLSWQTQLQMSVGSYGRDNYSVAETGSIGKLGLAVQTVNRLYPSLVDGDFYEDASGLSYMHDGDSTTSGNLVSARYEFGDSDSLTGMFMNSNRNTNVVCLRYPGDPATTLPCGYGPNNTDTTNVQLYSLTDNALVGATQIQTSVFSFDSSGLLNQLARYVNGVPSPTGYSTNTKSSGYVVNATLPAQQRHTISIQAYGTSSQFATTPLVPQAEPFYSGSQTANYSVLQATDTIHSNDKLTLSGSAGLSTATGNSGVSELASVAATWRPTSRDSYSASFALGGAAATQGRLQILSDPASLRFDCNGKVAYGNAPGQQPQNSSSTSARLTYTHQLHGGNVSLTLYRQLQNGVLLPVYVDGVVLNQLGQLPSGYLAQVAALYNSPAGCNAPPGTPFTAQQLYFTSPVAGVQRLYQGAELTGYFTVGDLVIQGYYNVTGAQADSNSYLFANPWSITISGQQLPNVPLIKSGVVLDYKAPHSMFEWLADAQHVGTNNPNNLPPYTTFDAGVTAQLTRGTLTLAASNITNTYSGVFASPANAVPFTTAGGIVIPNIARPLVPRTISVTYSAKLGQGVSSQTATAFRARGTGGGGGPFGGPGAPGEQGPPGGGGGGGRGLSSLFSPLPQTPPADPFAVVANPASCSAGNATKTRRLAGELRAFAAEVEAARTAAGYPATMPAPALPDATITYHGLGMTYALAITPKGSGMLRAVASCLSLHIARTDDVTQRKLFAPTSPLFFVPQLNFMPAVGLYVVARQPQAGQEAFRVYKLPTTPPKDPFQMRTSQSCTGDVKNLATQSLLELRNRFANGAATPSWTITAHAAKGGTWYELDPGDPTVVPALVVCGRIAATTSDELVQHGLDGKSVPELNYAPSVGLYLIRPSNRPVIPNASPSPSP, encoded by the coding sequence ATGTTGCGGCGCTGTGTTGGGCTGACCGCGGCCCTGCTCATGCTATTTGCGGCCGTCACGCCGCTAGCGCGGGCGCAAGCCGAGTCGGCGGAGATCGATATCGTCGTAGTGGACGCGACTACCAAGCAACCGCTCGAACTGGCGCGCGTACTGCTCGACGGGCCGGTCATTACGTCGGAGCTCACGGGCAAGAACGGCAAGGTTACATTCACCGACGTGCCCGATGGCATCTATCGTGCGCGCATCGTCAAGCGCGGCTACCAGAGCCTGACCTCGGCCTCGTTCGAGGTGCTCGACGGGCGCGTCATTACCGTCAACTTCGCGCTGGCCCTGGAGAACGGCGGCCTTAAAGTCATCGGAGAAGTGACCGCCAAGGCGTCGGCCACGATCTCGAGCAACAGCATCGACCAAAACTCGGCGCAACGGCGCCTGTCCACCGATTTGGCCGATGCGCTGAACAAGCTTTCCGGGGTCAGCGTTTCGACGTCGAGCGACGACAGCGATGCGACGCAGACGATTTCGCTGGAGGGGCACGATCCGACGCAGACGCAGCTGACGCTGGACGGGATTCCGCTCAATGCGCCCGGCTCGGCCGGCAACCTCGGCGGCTTCGCGACGGATTTGTTCCAGGGCGCGTCCGTGCGCATGGGTCCGTCACTGGGCGGGCTCGGTGGCTCGGTGAATTTCAGCACGCTGCAGCCCACGCTCAGCTGGCAGACGCAGCTGCAGATGTCGGTCGGAAGTTACGGCCGCGATAACTACTCGGTTGCGGAGACCGGTTCGATCGGGAAGCTGGGCCTGGCCGTGCAAACGGTCAACCGCTTGTACCCGAGCCTGGTGGACGGCGACTTCTACGAGGACGCCAGCGGCCTAAGCTACATGCACGACGGCGACAGCACCACCTCGGGGAACCTCGTCAGCGCGCGCTACGAGTTCGGCGATTCCGACTCGTTGACCGGCATGTTCATGAACTCCAATCGCAACACCAACGTCGTATGCCTGCGCTATCCCGGCGATCCGGCCACCACGCTGCCGTGCGGATACGGCCCCAACAATACCGACACGACCAACGTCCAGCTCTACTCGCTCACCGATAACGCACTGGTCGGCGCGACGCAGATCCAGACCTCGGTCTTTTCCTTCGATTCCAGCGGCCTATTAAACCAGCTGGCGCGCTACGTCAACGGGGTTCCGTCGCCGACCGGCTATTCGACGAACACGAAGTCGAGCGGCTACGTCGTAAACGCGACGCTCCCCGCGCAACAGCGGCACACGATCTCGATCCAGGCGTACGGAACTTCGTCGCAGTTCGCGACGACGCCGCTCGTCCCGCAGGCGGAGCCGTTCTACAGCGGATCGCAGACCGCGAACTACTCAGTGCTGCAAGCCACGGACACGATCCACTCTAACGACAAGCTCACGCTCTCGGGCTCGGCCGGGCTCAGCACCGCGACGGGAAACAGCGGCGTCTCCGAGCTCGCCAGCGTCGCCGCGACGTGGCGGCCGACGTCGCGCGACAGCTACAGCGCGTCGTTCGCGCTCGGGGGAGCCGCTGCCACGCAGGGGCGCCTGCAGATTCTGAGCGATCCCGCGTCGCTGCGCTTCGACTGCAACGGGAAGGTTGCGTATGGTAACGCGCCGGGCCAACAGCCGCAGAACAGCTCGTCCACGTCGGCGCGCCTCACCTACACGCACCAGCTGCACGGCGGCAACGTGTCGCTCACGCTGTACCGTCAGTTGCAAAACGGGGTGCTGCTGCCGGTCTACGTCGACGGCGTCGTCCTCAACCAGCTCGGTCAGCTGCCGTCCGGCTATCTCGCGCAGGTCGCCGCGCTCTACAACTCTCCGGCCGGGTGCAACGCGCCGCCGGGCACTCCGTTTACGGCCCAGCAGCTCTACTTCACGAGTCCAGTCGCGGGAGTGCAGCGGCTCTATCAGGGCGCCGAGCTCACCGGCTACTTCACGGTGGGCGATCTCGTGATCCAGGGATACTACAACGTCACGGGCGCGCAGGCCGACTCGAACAGCTACCTCTTCGCCAATCCGTGGTCGATCACGATTTCCGGTCAGCAGCTTCCGAACGTTCCCCTGATCAAGTCCGGCGTTGTCCTCGACTACAAGGCGCCGCACTCGATGTTCGAGTGGCTCGCCGATGCGCAGCACGTGGGCACAAACAATCCGAACAACCTTCCGCCGTACACGACGTTTGACGCCGGCGTCACCGCCCAGCTGACGCGCGGAACGCTCACGCTCGCAGCGAGCAACATCACGAACACGTATTCTGGCGTCTTCGCCAGCCCCGCCAACGCCGTGCCGTTTACCACCGCAGGCGGCATCGTGATTCCCAACATCGCTCGGCCGCTCGTGCCGCGCACGATCTCCGTCACATACTCCGCGAAGTTGGGCCAGGGCGTGTCGTCGCAGACCGCTACGGCGTTCCGAGCCCGCGGCACGGGTGGCGGCGGCGGCCCGTTCGGCGGCCCGGGCGCTCCCGGAGAACAGGGCCCTCCCGGCGGTGGCGGCGGCGGAGGCCGCGGCCTATCGTCGCTCTTCTCGCCGCTGCCGCAGACCCCGCCGGCCGATCCGTTCGCCGTGGTCGCCAATCCCGCATCGTGCAGCGCCGGCAACGCCACCAAGACGCGTCGGCTCGCCGGCGAGCTGAGGGCCTTCGCGGCAGAAGTGGAAGCTGCGCGCACGGCCGCAGGCTATCCGGCAACGATGCCTGCTCCGGCGCTGCCCGACGCGACGATCACGTACCACGGGCTTGGCATGACGTACGCGCTCGCGATAACGCCGAAGGGCAGCGGGATGCTGCGCGCGGTGGCGAGCTGTCTCTCGCTGCACATCGCGAGAACCGACGACGTCACACAGCGCAAGCTGTTTGCGCCGACAAGTCCGTTGTTCTTCGTGCCGCAGCTGAACTTCATGCCCGCGGTCGGCCTGTACGTCGTCGCTCGCCAGCCACAGGCGGGTCAGGAGGCGTTCCGTGTCTACAAGCTTCCGACGACGCCGCCGAAGGACCCGTTCCAGATGCGTACGTCGCAGTCGTGCACCGGCGACGTGAAGAATCTCGCGACGCAGTCGCTGCTCGAGCTGCGAAACCGTTTCGCGAACGGCGCCGCGACCCCGAGCTGGACGATCACGGCGCACGCCGCGAAGGGCGGCACGTGGTACGAGCTCGACCCGGGCGATCCGACCGTCGTGCCGGCTCTCGTCGTCTGCGGGCGCATCGCCGCGACGACGAGCGATGAGCTCGTGCAGCACGGCCTTGACGGCAAGAGCGTTCCCGAACTGAACTACGCGCCGAGCGTCGGCCTCTATCTTATCCGTCCGAGCAATCGACCGGTCATCCCGAATGCGTCGCCATCACCCTCGCCGTGA